From Cercospora beticola chromosome 6, complete sequence, a single genomic window includes:
- a CDS encoding uncharacterized protein (BUSCO:EOG09263GIG), producing MAPPNVDYTLYLVTDSTPAILGDKDLVEVVKNAVAGGATIIQYRDKTSETADLVRIAKQLHEVTRAAGVPLLINDRIDVALAVGVEGVHIGQDDLDLKTARRVLGPDAIIGVTANSEEEAIIAAKDGADYLGLGTVFATPTKENTKSIIGTAGVQLILASLAEKGLDVKTVCIGGINASNVQRVLFQTASAQKQLDGVAVVSAIVAADDARQAASHLRELVRKPPLFAASSSKPALSQQDIRIKAPELIKRMAGKKPLCHNMTNLVVQNFAANVALAIGASPIMSNNGLEASDLAGLGGSLVINMGTVTPDMRDNYLKALAAYNAVGGPTLYDPVGAGATQQRRDGVKTLLAGGYFTVIKGNEGEVRTVAGATGFQQHGVDSGASQLSLDEKIQLVKATAAREHNVVLMTGATDVISDGQRTITVSNGHALLGEITGSGCTLGTTIASVLAVEREDPLLAAVTAILIYEIAGERAAVRDDVRGPGTFVPALIDELYRIRQESVQGNGTWAEAAKIEII from the exons ATGGCGCCGCCGAACGTGGACTACACTCTCTACCTGGTGACTGACTCCACGCCTGCAATACTGGGTGACAAGGACCTGGTTGAGGTAGTGAAAAATGCTGTAGCAGGAG GCGCGACCATCATACAGTACCGCGACAAGACATCAGAAACCGCGGACCTCGTACGCATAGCGAAGCAGCTACATGAAGTCACCCGAGCGGCCGGTGTGCCCTTGCTAATCAACGACCGCATCGATGTTGCGCTGGCTGTTGGCGTGGAAGGCGTGCATATTGGCCAGGACGACCTGGATCTGAAGACTGCTCGTCGAGTACTCGGCCCTGATGCAATCATTGGCGTGACCGCGAACAGCGAAGAGGAGGCCATCATCGCTGCCAAAGATGGTGCCGACTACCTCGGACTGGGAACTGTCTTTGCAACGCCAACGAAAGAGAACACCAAGTCCATCATCGGGACTGCTGGTGTGCAACTCATTCTTGCTTCTCTGGCAGAGAAAGGTCTCGATGTCAAGACTGTCTGCATCGGTGGCATCAATGCTTCGAACGTCCAGCGGGTCTTGTTCCAGACAGCATCAGCGCAAAAGCAGCTCGATGGGGTTGCTGTTGTGAGTGCTATAGTCGCAGCAGATGATGCCAGACAAGCTGCCTCCCATCTTCGAGAGCTGGTACGCAAGCCTCCGTTGTTCGCCGCCAGCAGCTCAAAACCAGCGCTCTCCCAGCAGGACATTCGCATCAAAGCGCCAGAGCTCATCAAGCGGATggctggcaagaagccaCTATGTCACAACATGACGAATCTGGTCGTTCAGAACTTTGCTGCCAATGTCGCTCTTGCTATAGGTGCTTCGCCGATCATGTCGAACAATGGGCTCGAAGCATCAGATCTGGCCGGCCTTGGAGGTTCGCTCGTGATCAACATGGGCACTGTGACACCTGACATGCGGGACAACTATCTGAAAGCATTGGCAGCATACAATGCTGTGGGAGGGCCGACGCTGTATGACCCTGTAGGCGCTGGGGCCACGCAGCAACGTCGCGATGGTGTGAAGACACTTCTGGCTGGTGGCTACTTCACAGTCATCAAGGGCAACGAGGGCGAAGTACGTACTGTCGCTGGTGCTACAGGCTTCCAGCAACATGGTGTCGACTCTGGAGCCTCGCAGCTCTCTCTTGATGAGAAAATCCAGCTAGTCAAGGCTACGGCGGCAAGAGAACACAACGTTGTACTTATGACCGGTGCCACAGATGTGATCTCGGATGGTCAGCGAACGATAACAGTCAGCAATGGGCACGCTTTGCTTGGTGAGATCACCGGAAGTGGCTGCACCCTCGGTACAACCATAGCAAGCGTCCTAGCTGTGGAGCGAGAAGATCCATTACTTGCTGCAGTGACGGCTATACTAATCTACGAGATTGCTGGCGAACGTGCTGCTGTTCGAGACGATGTGAGGGGACCTGGAACATTTGTACCAGCGTTGATCGACGAGCTGTACAGAATAAGACAGGAGAGTGTTCAAGGCAATGGCACTTGGGCTGAAGCAGCAAAGATAGAGATCATATAG